The proteins below come from a single Beutenbergia cavernae DSM 12333 genomic window:
- a CDS encoding ArsR/SmtB family transcription factor, with amino-acid sequence MATDREFDGTIRALSDAHRRALLDALRERDGQTVSELERVLPDLGRHAVLKHLRVLEGAAVVTTQKVGRTRIVRLNPTPIVELATRWLDDYAALAGLTLHRLRRHLETDHTDQTDQTDQTDQTGPPVPGTHDHQGVTMPTTDTRTLVASVVIEATPDRVWRALTDPDETRRWYFGGIVRSDWRVGSAVEWVDADGASLIAGEITALEPGRRLAHTFRATWSPETAADPASDYEWLLEPLGDGLTRVTVTHTNVPPGTPTAEQVDGGASLVISALKTFVETGRTMPGMG; translated from the coding sequence GTGGCCACCGACCGGGAGTTCGACGGCACGATCCGTGCGCTCTCCGACGCGCACCGTCGCGCACTCCTCGACGCGCTGCGCGAGCGTGACGGGCAGACCGTCTCGGAGCTCGAGCGGGTGCTGCCGGACCTCGGCCGGCACGCGGTGCTCAAGCATCTCCGGGTGCTCGAGGGCGCCGCGGTGGTCACGACGCAGAAGGTGGGGCGCACGCGCATCGTGCGGCTCAATCCCACGCCGATCGTCGAGCTTGCCACGCGGTGGCTCGACGACTACGCGGCGCTCGCCGGCCTCACGCTGCACCGGTTGCGCCGCCACCTCGAGACCGACCACACCGACCAGACGGACCAGACGGACCAGACGGACCAGACCGGGCCACCGGTGCCCGGTACCCACGACCATCAAGGAGTCACCATGCCCACCACCGACACCCGCACCCTGGTGGCGAGCGTCGTCATCGAGGCGACGCCCGACCGCGTCTGGCGCGCGCTCACCGATCCCGACGAGACCCGCCGCTGGTACTTCGGGGGCATCGTCCGCAGCGACTGGCGCGTCGGCAGCGCCGTCGAGTGGGTGGACGCCGACGGTGCCTCGCTCATCGCCGGCGAGATCACCGCACTCGAACCCGGTCGTCGCCTGGCGCACACGTTCCGGGCGACGTGGTCGCCCGAGACCGCCGCTGACCCGGCCTCCGACTACGAGTGGCTGCTCGAGCCGCTCGGCGACGGGCTCACCCGCGTGACCGTCACGCACACGAACGTGCCGCCCGGGACCCCGACCGCCGAGCAGGTCGACGGCGGGGCATCGCTCGTGATCAGCGCGCTGAAGACCTTCGTCGAGACGGGGCGCACGATGCCCGGCATGGGGTGA
- a CDS encoding helix-turn-helix transcriptional regulator, with translation MNAEMLKGHLDLLLLAVLEPGPRHGYGVVEALRARSDRALDLPSGTVYPALHRLERTGLISGEWTIHNGRRRRVYALTAAGEARLVARRSDWRGFADVVERVISVPS, from the coding sequence ATGAACGCGGAGATGCTCAAGGGCCACCTGGACCTGCTCCTGCTCGCCGTGCTCGAGCCAGGACCGCGCCACGGCTACGGCGTCGTGGAGGCCCTGCGGGCGCGGAGCGACAGGGCCCTCGACCTCCCCTCGGGCACCGTGTACCCGGCCCTGCACCGTCTCGAGCGGACCGGCCTGATCAGCGGCGAGTGGACCATCCACAACGGCCGACGACGACGGGTCTACGCGCTCACCGCCGCGGGAGAGGCGCGTCTCGTCGCGCGACGCTCGGACTGGCGGGGCTTCGCCGACGTCGTCGAGCGCGTCATCTCGGTGCCGTCATGA
- a CDS encoding ABC transporter ATP-binding protein: protein MLLIVETEDDVGLTTDGLTKRYGDRIAVDDLTMEVPARRVTGFVGPNGAGKTTTIRMLLGLVRPTAGSAQILGHPLAEPAAYLRRVGSLVDGPAFYPHLTGRDNLRVLGRLAGRTSRIERVLDVTGLSRRAGDPVAAYSLGMRQRLAIAAALLPSPDLVILDEPANGLDPSGIREIRRLLRDLADDGTTVLVSSHQLAELEQVCDHVVLLHEGRLRFQGALTDLLLRHHARVLARPEDPAQLDALARIAGDDGWQLQVDQGVLAGDSPRRSPAELNRLAHAHGITLAELSSRPPTLEEIFFVLTQGGAER, encoded by the coding sequence ATGCTGCTCATAGTCGAGACGGAGGACGACGTGGGTCTCACGACGGACGGACTGACGAAGCGGTACGGCGACCGGATCGCCGTCGACGACCTCACGATGGAGGTGCCGGCGAGGCGGGTCACCGGTTTTGTCGGCCCCAACGGAGCGGGCAAGACCACCACCATCCGGATGCTCCTCGGGCTCGTGCGGCCCACCGCGGGCTCGGCGCAGATCCTGGGCCACCCGCTCGCGGAGCCCGCCGCCTACCTCCGCCGCGTCGGGTCCCTCGTCGACGGCCCGGCGTTCTACCCCCACCTCACGGGACGGGACAACCTCCGGGTGCTCGGCCGGCTCGCGGGGCGGACGAGCCGGATCGAGCGCGTGCTCGACGTCACGGGGCTCAGCCGGCGCGCGGGCGACCCGGTGGCCGCGTACTCGCTCGGTATGCGGCAGCGGTTGGCGATCGCTGCCGCGTTGCTGCCGTCGCCGGACCTCGTCATCCTCGACGAGCCGGCCAACGGCCTCGATCCCTCAGGGATTCGCGAGATCCGCCGTCTGCTGCGCGATCTCGCCGACGACGGCACGACAGTGCTGGTCTCGAGCCATCAGCTCGCCGAGCTCGAGCAGGTCTGCGACCACGTGGTCCTCCTCCACGAGGGCAGGTTGAGGTTCCAGGGCGCGCTCACGGACCTTCTCCTCCGCCACCACGCCCGCGTGCTCGCCCGGCCGGAGGATCCCGCGCAGCTCGACGCGCTGGCGCGCATCGCCGGGGACGACGGCTGGCAGCTCCAGGTCGACCAGGGCGTGCTGGCGGGCGACTCGCCGCGCCGCAGCCCTGCGGAGCTCAACCGGTTGGCGCACGCGCACGGCATCACGTTGGCCGAGCTCTCGAGCAGACCACCAACCCTGGAGGAGATCTTCTTCGTGCTGACTCAGGGCGGAGCCGAGCGATGA
- a CDS encoding ABC transporter permease subunit — translation MSAAFGSEVVKLRQRTYWFALAAMLAFMAIAMVISVGDPGEVASDRGPAGLVLARQDLEAADGLARSLGNAVTFVGVVALAIVALNVGGEYGHGTIRNLLVRQPNRARLLLGKSAALLTFSAAAAVLVALVGIGVAQILARDLDTAAWWSAQGRAASAAGVLAFAVATCGWAALGILFGFVLRSAPAAIGVGIGYALPVEILFGTMFPVAARWLPAQTFQALARGGTPDVDVALAAAGSVAWAVVAVLVALVVFRRRDVEA, via the coding sequence ATGAGCGCGGCGTTCGGCAGCGAGGTGGTCAAGCTCCGGCAGCGCACCTACTGGTTCGCACTCGCGGCGATGCTCGCGTTCATGGCGATCGCCATGGTGATCTCCGTGGGCGACCCCGGCGAGGTCGCGAGCGACCGCGGCCCGGCCGGCCTCGTCCTCGCGCGCCAGGATCTCGAAGCCGCGGACGGCCTTGCGCGCAGCCTCGGCAACGCCGTGACCTTCGTCGGCGTGGTCGCGCTCGCGATCGTCGCGCTCAACGTCGGCGGTGAGTACGGCCACGGCACCATCCGGAACCTCCTGGTACGCCAGCCGAACCGGGCGCGGCTGCTGCTCGGCAAGTCGGCGGCGCTCCTCACGTTCTCGGCAGCCGCCGCAGTCCTGGTGGCCCTCGTCGGGATCGGCGTCGCGCAGATCCTCGCCCGCGACCTCGACACCGCCGCCTGGTGGTCCGCGCAGGGTCGTGCGGCGAGCGCTGCCGGGGTGCTCGCGTTCGCCGTCGCCACCTGCGGCTGGGCTGCGCTCGGCATCCTCTTCGGCTTCGTGCTGAGGTCCGCGCCCGCCGCCATCGGTGTCGGCATCGGGTACGCCCTGCCCGTCGAGATCCTGTTCGGCACGATGTTCCCGGTGGCCGCACGGTGGCTGCCCGCGCAGACGTTCCAAGCCCTCGCGCGTGGAGGCACGCCCGACGTCGACGTCGCCCTCGCCGCTGCCGGGTCCGTCGCGTGGGCCGTCGTCGCCGTCCTCGTGGCACTCGTCGTCTTCCGACGGCGAGACGTCGAGGCCTGA